A single genomic interval of Labrus mixtus chromosome 6, fLabMix1.1, whole genome shotgun sequence harbors:
- the gpr75 gene encoding probable G-protein coupled receptor 75, whose product MNATVTPPDLLDVPRQQNFSSNLGAQSPSGWAVIHTATLTFCSLLLVFIFLLGSYGNLVVFLSFFDPMFRKFRTNFDFMILNLSFCDLFICCVTAPMFALVLFLDAGGGDGVSKSFCFAFHLTSSGFIIMSLETVAVIALHRLRMVLGQQPNRTASFPCTLALTALLWTSSFTLAALLTMRAYPRRDGPCLPHFGFGGGKARVVLYVYLADFAFCVAVVSVSYLMIAQTLRKNAQVRKCPVISVDATCPPPPPPLLAAGFENMQCAVPAPPLYRNQTYNKLQNVQIHSYANKTSQPLVPGAAQGATCCQLVSTVNLATAKDSKAVVTCVVIVFSVLLCCLPMGVSLAQDVLSPESSFAHYQIELCGFVLIFLKSGINPFVYSRNSAGLRRRVLCCVQWAALGFLCCKNKTRLHAMGKGSLEVNRNKSSHHETNSAYVLSPKPQRRLVDQACGPSHSRDCVGSPKATGARKPRPPSTSTPINTRIEPYYSIYNSSPSAGPSSPTSLQPVSSQTFAFAKSYVAMHYHTHQDALQDFESSSVHQIPIPSV is encoded by the coding sequence ATGAACGCCACTGTTACCCCACCGGACCTGCTGGATGTGCCGCGACAGCAGAACTTCAGCAGCAACCTGGGCGCGCAGAGTCCATCGGGCTGGGCCGTGATCCACACCGCCACCTTGAccttctgctctctcctcctcgtcttcatcttcctcctggGCTCTTACGGCAACCTCGTGGTGTTCCTGTCCTTCTTCGACCCCATGTTCCGCAAATTCCGCACCAACTTCGACTTCATGATCCTCAACCTGTCCTTCTGCGACTTGTTTATCTGCTGTGTGACCGCTCCCATGTTTGCCCTGGTGCTCTTCCTGGACGCGGGCGGAGGGGACGGTGTGTCCAAGAGTTTCTGCTTTGCGTTCCACCTGACCAGCTCGGGCTTCATCATCATGTCGCTGGAGACGGTGGCGGTCATCGCTCTGCACAGGCTGCGCATGGTTTTGGGGCAGCAGCCCAACCGCACCGCCTCTTTCCCTTGCACGCTGGCCCTCACCGCCCTGCTGTGGACTTCCAGCTTCACCCTGGCCGCCCTGCTAACCATGCGAGCGTACCCCCGCAGAGACGGACCGTGCTTGCCCCACTTTGGTTTTGGAGGGGGAAAGGCCCGGGTCGTGTTGTACGTCTACCTGGCAGACTTTGCTTTCTGTGTCGCCGTGGTGTCTGTATCCTATCTTATGATTGCGCAGACGCTAAGGAAGAACGCACAAGTAAGAAAATGTCCAGTAATCAGCGTAGATGCCACTTGCCCGCCACCTCCACCGCCTCTCCTCGCAGCGGGCTTCGAGAACATGCAGTGTGCTGTTCCTGCCCCGCCTCTGTACCGCAACCAGACTTACAACAAACTGCAGAACGTTCAGATACACTCGTATGCCAACAAAACCAGCCAGCCTCTTGTTCCCGGCGCTGCACAAGGAGCCACTTGCTGTCAGCTCGTCTCCACGGTCAACCTGGCCACCGCCAAAGACTCCAAGGCGGTCGTCACGTGCGTGGTGATCGTGTTCTCGGTGCTGCTGTGCTGCTTGCCGATGGGAGTCTCTCTGGCGCAGGACGTCTTGTCGCCGGAGAGCAGCTTTGCGCATTACCAGATTGAACTGTGCGGCTTTGTGCTGATTTTCCTCAAGTCGGGAATCAATCCCTTTGTGTACTCGCGCAACAGCGCGGGCCTCCGCCGCCGCGTGCTGTGCTGCGTGCAGTGGGCCGCTCTGGGCTTCCTCTGCTGCAAAAACAAGACTCGCCTGCATGCGATGGGGAAGGGCAGCTTGGAAGTCAACCGCAATAAATCCTCCCACCACGAGACCAACTCGGCCTATGTGCTGTCGCCTAAGCCGCAGAGGAGGCTGGTGGACCAGGCGTGCGGACCCAGTCACTCCAGGGATTGTGTGGGGAGTCCAAAGGCCACAGGTGCTCGCAAGCCCCGCCCTCCGAGCACCTCAACGCCCATCAACACGCGCATCGAGCCCTACTACAGTATATACAACAGCAGCCCCTCTGCGGGGCCCAGCTCGCCCACCAGCCTGCAGCCCGTGAGCTCTCAGACGTTCGCGTTTGCCAAGTCGTACGTAGCGATGCACTACCACACTCATCAAGACGCACTGCAAGACTTTGAGAGCAGCTCAGTGCACCAGATTCCTATTCCCTCGGTCTGA
- the erlec1 gene encoding endoplasmic reticulum lectin 1 isoform X1: MTAGLLMVVVGGLLDVCSGVSANRGGYPTFTDEIPFKITWPGPEFTLPTSGVLYKEEDYVIMTTTEKEKYKCHLPSLRPGEEGSDKDYAGPTPGELLEPLFKRSSCSYRIESYWTYEVCHGKHIRQYHEEKDTGQKINVQEYFLGNMAQKSTSTETDKEEDAEDVKSADEAEVPTKNIEGQLTPYFSLEMGNGTPCVLKQNTGRSSSVLYVCHPEAKHEILSVAEVTTCEYEVVVLTPLLCAHPKYRFKSSPVNAIFCQSLAGSPLQPQKLAMLDKEQEDLLKPPFRASAETTEEEVSPVREEAFSSTHKPMMVGGQSQVTVGTTHISRLTDEQLIKDFLSGSYCLHGGVGWWKYEFCYGKHVHQYHEEKEQGKNIVVVGSWNIEEHIDWAKKNVARSYQLKDDGVQKVKLVSHFYGHGDVCDLTGKPRQVTVKLKCKESESPHAVTVYMLEPQTCQYILGVESPVICRILDTADEHGLLSISS; the protein is encoded by the exons ATGACGGCGGGGCTGCTGATGGTGGTCGTCGGGGGTCTGCTGGATGTCTGCAGCGGCGTCTCTGCAAACAGAGGAGGATACCCGACTTTCACAGACGAGATCCCCTTCAAAATCACCTGGCCAGGTCCTGAATTCACGCTG CCGACCTCAGGTGTGCTTTATAAGGAAGAAGATTACGTCATCATGACGACGACAGAGAAGGAGAAGTATAAATGTCACCTGCCCTCCCTGAGACCTGGAGAGGAG GGCAGTGATAAGGACTACGCCGGGCCCACTCCTGGTGAACTGCTCGAGCCGCTGTTCAAACGCAGCAGCTGCTCCTACAGG ATCGAGTCGTACTGGACGTACGAGGTGTGCCATGGGAAGCATATACGACAGTATCATGAGGAGAAGGACACCGGGCAG AAAATTAATGTTCAGGAGTACTTCCTGGGAAACATGGCCCAGAAGAGCACGTCGACAGAAACTG ataaagaagaagacgCAGAAGATGTGAAATCAGCAGATGAAGCAGAA GTGCCCACTAAGAACATTGAGGGTCAGCTGACTCCGTACTTCTCGTTGGAGATGGGGAACGGGACTCCCTGCGTGTTGAAACAGAACACGGGTCGCTCCTCGTCCGTGCTGTACGTCTGTCACCCCGAGGCCAAACACGAGATCCTGTCTGTGGCTGAAGTCACCACGTGTGAATACGAGGTGGTGGTGTTGACGCCTCTGCTCTGTGCACACCCAAAATACAG GTTCAAGTCCTCTCCGGTGAACGCCATCTTCTGCCAGTCTCTGGCCGGCTCCCCTCTGCAGCCTCAGAAGCTCGCCATGTTGGACAAGGAGCAGGAGGATCTGCTCAAACCGCCTTTCCGCGCCAGCGCCGAGACCACAGAG GAGGAGGTGTCGCCGGTCAGAGAGGAGGCCTTCAGCTCCACCCACAAGCCCATGATGGTCGGAGGGCAGTCTCAGGTCACCGTCGGCACCACCCACATCTCCCGCCTGACGGACGAACAGCTGATCAAAGACTTCCTGAGCGGCTCGTACTGCCTGCACGGG GGCGTCGGCTGGTGGAAATATGAATTCTGTTACGGAAAGCATGTCCACCAGTACCACGAG GAAAAAGAGCAGGGTAAGAACATCGTGGTGGTCGGGAGCTGGAACATCGAGGAGCACATCGATTGGGCGAAGAAGAACGTCGCCCGATCCTACCAGCTGAAAGACGACGGCGTGCAGAAAGTCAA GTTGGTTTCTCACTTTTACGGCCACGGCGATGTGTGTGACCTGACGGGGAAGCCGAGGCAGGTCACCGTGAAGCTCAA ATGTAAGGAGTCTGAGTCTCCCCACGCCGTCACTGTCTACATGCTGGAGCCTCAGACCTGCCAGTACATCCTAGGG GTTGAGTCTCCGGTCATTTGCAGGATTCTTGACACCGCTGATGAACACGGACTTCTGTCGATCTCCAGCTAA
- the erlec1 gene encoding endoplasmic reticulum lectin 1 isoform X2: MTAGLLMVVVGGLLDVCSGVSANRGGYPTFTDEIPFKITWPGPEFTLPTSGVLYKEEDYVIMTTTEKEKYKCHLPSLRPGEEGSDKDYAGPTPGELLEPLFKRSSCSYRIESYWTYEVCHGKHIRQYHEEKDTGQEYFLGNMAQKSTSTETDKEEDAEDVKSADEAEVPTKNIEGQLTPYFSLEMGNGTPCVLKQNTGRSSSVLYVCHPEAKHEILSVAEVTTCEYEVVVLTPLLCAHPKYRFKSSPVNAIFCQSLAGSPLQPQKLAMLDKEQEDLLKPPFRASAETTEEEVSPVREEAFSSTHKPMMVGGQSQVTVGTTHISRLTDEQLIKDFLSGSYCLHGGVGWWKYEFCYGKHVHQYHEEKEQGKNIVVVGSWNIEEHIDWAKKNVARSYQLKDDGVQKVKLVSHFYGHGDVCDLTGKPRQVTVKLKCKESESPHAVTVYMLEPQTCQYILGVESPVICRILDTADEHGLLSISS; the protein is encoded by the exons ATGACGGCGGGGCTGCTGATGGTGGTCGTCGGGGGTCTGCTGGATGTCTGCAGCGGCGTCTCTGCAAACAGAGGAGGATACCCGACTTTCACAGACGAGATCCCCTTCAAAATCACCTGGCCAGGTCCTGAATTCACGCTG CCGACCTCAGGTGTGCTTTATAAGGAAGAAGATTACGTCATCATGACGACGACAGAGAAGGAGAAGTATAAATGTCACCTGCCCTCCCTGAGACCTGGAGAGGAG GGCAGTGATAAGGACTACGCCGGGCCCACTCCTGGTGAACTGCTCGAGCCGCTGTTCAAACGCAGCAGCTGCTCCTACAGG ATCGAGTCGTACTGGACGTACGAGGTGTGCCATGGGAAGCATATACGACAGTATCATGAGGAGAAGGACACCGGGCAG GAGTACTTCCTGGGAAACATGGCCCAGAAGAGCACGTCGACAGAAACTG ataaagaagaagacgCAGAAGATGTGAAATCAGCAGATGAAGCAGAA GTGCCCACTAAGAACATTGAGGGTCAGCTGACTCCGTACTTCTCGTTGGAGATGGGGAACGGGACTCCCTGCGTGTTGAAACAGAACACGGGTCGCTCCTCGTCCGTGCTGTACGTCTGTCACCCCGAGGCCAAACACGAGATCCTGTCTGTGGCTGAAGTCACCACGTGTGAATACGAGGTGGTGGTGTTGACGCCTCTGCTCTGTGCACACCCAAAATACAG GTTCAAGTCCTCTCCGGTGAACGCCATCTTCTGCCAGTCTCTGGCCGGCTCCCCTCTGCAGCCTCAGAAGCTCGCCATGTTGGACAAGGAGCAGGAGGATCTGCTCAAACCGCCTTTCCGCGCCAGCGCCGAGACCACAGAG GAGGAGGTGTCGCCGGTCAGAGAGGAGGCCTTCAGCTCCACCCACAAGCCCATGATGGTCGGAGGGCAGTCTCAGGTCACCGTCGGCACCACCCACATCTCCCGCCTGACGGACGAACAGCTGATCAAAGACTTCCTGAGCGGCTCGTACTGCCTGCACGGG GGCGTCGGCTGGTGGAAATATGAATTCTGTTACGGAAAGCATGTCCACCAGTACCACGAG GAAAAAGAGCAGGGTAAGAACATCGTGGTGGTCGGGAGCTGGAACATCGAGGAGCACATCGATTGGGCGAAGAAGAACGTCGCCCGATCCTACCAGCTGAAAGACGACGGCGTGCAGAAAGTCAA GTTGGTTTCTCACTTTTACGGCCACGGCGATGTGTGTGACCTGACGGGGAAGCCGAGGCAGGTCACCGTGAAGCTCAA ATGTAAGGAGTCTGAGTCTCCCCACGCCGTCACTGTCTACATGCTGGAGCCTCAGACCTGCCAGTACATCCTAGGG GTTGAGTCTCCGGTCATTTGCAGGATTCTTGACACCGCTGATGAACACGGACTTCTGTCGATCTCCAGCTAA